In a single window of the Synergistaceae bacterium genome:
- a CDS encoding TRAP transporter small permease encodes MKNLLKTLQKIENFTVILTFFVMVAASFTQVVNRNLVQASVGWFEELARYCMIYMALLATELGLRDGTQISITVVTDRLKGALKKAMDIFARAVIIVFAVIAFWTSFTLLQAQLSFGQTSPGLGIPMYLPYFALPIGFGVMTVVQTVMLVGNVKNLSVNENRPENSTEERKT; translated from the coding sequence ATGAAAAACCTATTAAAAACATTACAAAAAATAGAAAACTTCACTGTGATATTGACGTTTTTTGTCATGGTGGCGGCGTCTTTTACGCAGGTCGTCAATAGAAACCTGGTTCAGGCAAGTGTCGGATGGTTCGAAGAGCTGGCTCGTTACTGCATGATTTACATGGCGCTGCTGGCCACGGAGCTGGGATTGCGGGACGGAACGCAGATTTCGATCACCGTTGTAACGGACAGGCTGAAGGGCGCGTTGAAAAAAGCGATGGATATTTTTGCCCGGGCTGTTATCATTGTTTTTGCCGTCATCGCTTTTTGGACGTCGTTTACCCTGCTGCAGGCTCAGTTGTCCTTCGGGCAGACGTCGCCGGGACTGGGTATTCCCATGTATCTTCCCTATTTTGCTTTGCCGATTGGCTTTGGAGTCATGACGGTCGTTCAGACGGTTATGCTTGTGGGGAATGTAAAAAACCTGTCGGTGAATGAAAACAGGCCAGAGAACAGCACAGAGGAGAGAAAAACATGA
- a CDS encoding TRAP transporter large permease, translating to MTGLALFGSLAFLLIVGVPVSISVGGATMFTLLMFYPIPVAVVAQRIFTALDSVSIMAIPFFVLAGNLMTLGGISRRLVDFANQIVGNIRGGLCYAAVLACAFFAALSGSGPATVLAVGSMMYPDMVRLGYPKERCAGLLAVAGGLGPVIPPSIIMVVYCTITNTSIVDMFKAGLIVGIVIVAALFGFCAFLGKKENWPKNEVKTSPGDFIISFLRAIPAILLPVIVLGGIYSGLLTPTEAAAVATVYALFTGLFVYRELRLKDLMQTIFNSAKSSAMILFVIATASSFSWFFAYSGMSKGIVNAISALHLPATLFNLVIYLIFLFFGTFLEGISMCVLLVPVLYPVAASLGVTSLHFGVIVCVAGVIGAMTPPVAVNIFAAASVSKLKMGEIAKGELPFFLGFTLVPLIFVLFPQVLQLFF from the coding sequence ATGACGGGTCTGGCTTTGTTTGGCTCACTGGCGTTTTTATTGATCGTAGGGGTCCCTGTCTCTATTTCGGTGGGCGGCGCCACCATGTTCACTCTGCTGATGTTCTATCCAATTCCTGTAGCGGTTGTGGCTCAAAGAATTTTCACGGCGCTGGATTCCGTTTCCATCATGGCTATTCCCTTTTTCGTTCTGGCCGGGAATTTAATGACTCTGGGGGGTATTTCCAGGCGGCTGGTGGATTTTGCCAACCAAATCGTCGGAAATATCCGCGGAGGGCTCTGTTATGCCGCTGTTCTCGCCTGCGCCTTTTTCGCGGCGCTGTCCGGATCGGGACCCGCTACGGTGCTTGCCGTAGGATCCATGATGTATCCCGACATGGTTCGACTGGGGTACCCGAAAGAACGCTGCGCGGGACTGCTGGCCGTGGCCGGCGGGCTGGGGCCCGTCATTCCGCCCAGTATCATTATGGTGGTTTATTGTACGATCACCAACACCTCTATCGTCGATATGTTCAAGGCGGGGCTGATCGTCGGTATCGTTATCGTCGCGGCGCTCTTCGGATTTTGCGCTTTTTTGGGAAAAAAGGAAAATTGGCCCAAAAACGAAGTGAAAACAAGCCCTGGAGATTTTATAATCTCTTTTCTGCGTGCGATTCCCGCGATTCTTCTGCCGGTCATCGTCCTGGGCGGAATCTATTCAGGACTGCTGACTCCCACCGAAGCGGCGGCGGTGGCCACGGTCTACGCGCTGTTCACGGGGTTGTTCGTCTATCGGGAACTGAGGCTCAAAGACCTGATGCAAACCATCTTTAACTCCGCAAAAAGCAGCGCGATGATTTTGTTCGTCATCGCGACGGCGTCTTCGTTCTCATGGTTCTTCGCCTACAGTGGAATGTCGAAGGGCATCGTAAACGCGATTTCCGCCCTGCACCTGCCGGCAACGCTGTTTAATCTGGTTATTTACCTCATATTTTTATTTTTCGGGACATTCCTGGAGGGCATATCGATGTGCGTACTGCTGGTGCCGGTACTGTATCCCGTGGCGGCCAGCCTGGGAGTCACCAGCCTGCACTTCGGCGTGATCGTCTGCGTGGCCGGAGTAATCGGCGCGATGACGCCTCCCGTGGCGGTGAATATTTTTGCGGCGGCCAGCGTTTCGAAGCTGAAGATGGGAGAAATCGCAAAAGGAGAACTTCCGTTTTTCCTGGGATTCACTCTCGTTCCGCTGATCTTCGTCCTTTTTCCGCAGGTTTTGCAGTTATTTTTCTGA
- a CDS encoding HpcH/HpaI aldolase/citrate lyase family protein — MKNDRRAEAKNRLRRTMMFVSAQQPGLMKDAWIYRPDSIIFDLEDAVAENQKDSARFSLYHILQAVDCGGVERIVRINGLDTPHWREDVRVSVAGGADGIRIAKCEKASDVQEVEAAVEAAEKEFSTEPGRTLLMAAIESPRGVLNASAICEASERLFGAAISGGDFRKCMQTRYYPDGVEMAAARGNLLLAARAAGVQCFDTVFTDLGDMEGFRAEVLMNKKMGFDGKSIINPRQIQPVHEIFTPAPEEIRQAEKIVRAIRENADKGIGVFTVDGKMLDIAFLPGAVRTLALARASGLYEGEL; from the coding sequence ATGAAAAACGACAGAAGAGCGGAGGCGAAAAATCGTCTGCGCCGTACGATGATGTTTGTCAGCGCCCAGCAGCCCGGGCTGATGAAGGACGCCTGGATCTATCGTCCCGATTCCATCATATTCGACCTGGAGGACGCCGTGGCGGAGAATCAGAAGGACTCGGCCCGTTTTTCTCTCTACCACATCCTTCAGGCCGTGGACTGCGGCGGAGTGGAGCGAATCGTCCGCATCAACGGTCTGGATACGCCCCACTGGCGGGAGGACGTGCGGGTCAGCGTTGCGGGCGGGGCCGACGGCATACGTATAGCCAAATGCGAGAAGGCCTCGGATGTTCAGGAGGTGGAAGCCGCCGTGGAGGCCGCCGAGAAGGAATTTTCCACGGAGCCGGGGCGCACCCTGCTGATGGCCGCCATCGAAAGCCCCCGGGGCGTCCTGAACGCTTCCGCCATATGCGAGGCGTCGGAGCGCCTTTTCGGAGCGGCGATTTCGGGGGGAGACTTCCGCAAATGTATGCAGACCCGCTACTATCCCGACGGCGTGGAGATGGCGGCCGCGCGGGGGAACCTTCTGCTGGCGGCCAGAGCCGCGGGAGTGCAGTGTTTTGACACGGTGTTCACGGACCTCGGCGATATGGAGGGATTCAGAGCGGAGGTGCTCATGAACAAAAAAATGGGCTTCGACGGAAAATCCATCATCAATCCCCGTCAAATTCAGCCTGTACACGAAATTTTCACGCCCGCCCCGGAGGAAATCCGTCAGGCCGAGAAAATCGTGCGGGCCATCCGTGAAAACGCGGACAAGGGTATAGGAGTTTTCACGGTGGACGGAAAGATGCTGGACATCGCCTTTTTGCCGGGCGCGGTGCGCACTTTGGCGCTTGCCAGAGCCTCCGGGCTGTATGAGGGGGAATTGTAG
- the tenA gene encoding thiaminase II: MNNLSFTSALFSAVQPVLQRIFNHPFNKELAAGTLSRERFCFYMQQDSVYLLHFARALALTGSRSIMEKRIESLLSAAQNALLAERSLHEHYFREYGVTETGKENRACVGYTSFLLSTASLGTLGEALAALLPCFWIYREVGCHVTRIAASPNPYARWIDMYSDREFSLAVDRFVSLVDDVAGETTEEERLSMKDCFMVAAHYEYYFWDEAYLMKPFDCTLESLDA; the protein is encoded by the coding sequence ATGAACAATCTTTCTTTTACCAGCGCGCTGTTCAGCGCGGTACAGCCGGTGTTGCAGCGGATCTTCAATCATCCGTTCAATAAAGAACTGGCCGCCGGAACTCTTTCCAGGGAGCGATTCTGTTTCTACATGCAGCAGGACAGCGTTTACCTCCTCCATTTCGCGCGGGCTCTGGCCCTCACGGGCAGCCGGTCCATCATGGAAAAGCGAATAGAATCCCTCCTGAGCGCGGCGCAAAATGCGCTTCTGGCCGAACGGTCCCTCCACGAGCACTATTTTCGGGAGTATGGGGTGACGGAAACGGGAAAAGAAAACAGAGCCTGCGTGGGCTATACGTCCTTTCTTCTGAGCACGGCCTCGCTGGGGACTCTGGGAGAGGCTCTGGCCGCCCTTCTGCCCTGCTTCTGGATCTATCGGGAAGTGGGCTGTCACGTGACCCGTATCGCAGCGTCCCCCAACCCCTACGCTCGATGGATCGACATGTACTCCGACAGGGAATTTTCTCTGGCGGTGGACCGATTCGTCTCCCTTGTGGACGACGTGGCCGGCGAGACGACGGAGGAGGAACGCCTGAGCATGAAGGACTGTTTCATGGTCGCCGCCCACTACGAGTACTATTTCTGGGACGAGGCCTATCTCATGAAGCCCTTCGACTGCACTCTGGAGAGCCTGGACGCATGA
- a CDS encoding aldo/keto reductase, producing MRRMKIGKTGFEVSVVSMGTLSIGGDGVWGESDEAESIRTIRRACDLGINFFDTAAFYGYGRSETVLGKALAGDRDKYIVSTKCGLDWDTGEGAPFFVRDGHQVTRNLSPEGVRRSLENSLRRLKMDHVDLCITHWQAVEPAFTPIEETVGELLAMKKEGKLRAIGASNVTLDQVREYLKFGPLDLVQERFSMLSQESFRALNSFCLENGVTFHAYSPLERGLLSGAYTMTSLVKPGDARNEWCAWYQPESRRRVIELLDSWKPLRAKYGCTQAALTVAWTLAQAPNVNVDSGARRVAVIEENAAGADLKLDPDDVAAMNRAIDKLLQEKKD from the coding sequence ATGCGCAGAATGAAAATCGGAAAAACGGGTTTTGAGGTTTCGGTTGTCTCCATGGGGACATTGTCCATAGGAGGCGATGGCGTCTGGGGGGAGAGCGACGAAGCGGAATCCATCCGCACCATTCGCCGGGCCTGTGATCTTGGCATCAATTTTTTCGACACCGCCGCTTTTTACGGCTACGGAAGAAGCGAAACGGTGCTGGGGAAGGCGCTGGCCGGAGACCGGGACAAATACATCGTTTCCACGAAATGCGGGCTGGACTGGGACACCGGCGAGGGAGCGCCTTTTTTTGTGCGGGATGGCCATCAGGTGACGCGAAATCTCTCCCCTGAGGGCGTACGCAGAAGCCTCGAAAATTCCCTGCGCCGCCTGAAAATGGATCATGTCGATCTGTGCATCACCCACTGGCAGGCGGTGGAACCGGCGTTCACCCCCATAGAGGAAACTGTGGGTGAGCTGCTGGCCATGAAGAAGGAGGGAAAACTGCGAGCGATCGGAGCTTCCAACGTGACGCTGGATCAGGTAAGGGAATATCTCAAATTTGGGCCGCTGGACCTTGTGCAGGAGCGTTTCAGCATGCTCAGTCAGGAGAGTTTTCGTGCGCTGAACTCATTTTGTCTCGAAAACGGCGTTACATTTCACGCTTATTCCCCTCTGGAAAGAGGGCTGCTGAGCGGAGCCTACACCATGACGTCTCTGGTCAAACCCGGAGACGCCCGCAACGAGTGGTGCGCCTGGTATCAGCCCGAAAGCCGCCGCAGGGTGATCGAACTTCTCGACTCCTGGAAACCGCTGCGCGCGAAGTATGGCTGCACTCAGGCCGCCCTTACCGTGGCCTGGACCCTCGCTCAGGCTCCGAACGTCAACGTGGACAGTGGGGCCCGACGGGTGGCCGTCATCGAAGAAAACGCGGCAGGAGCTGATCTGAAGCTGGATCCGGACGACGTGGCGGCCATGAATCGAGCCATTGACAAACTGTTGCAGGAAAAAAAGGATTAG
- the citD gene encoding citrate lyase acyl carrier protein has protein sequence MNIASVAAAGSLESGDLQVTIEPADKDVHVEISSGVLRQYGRQIKKVVLETLERLDVRAAKVTVVDRGALDCTIRARVESAVFRSAGHTGAVPWGGAVKE, from the coding sequence ATGAACATAGCGTCTGTGGCCGCGGCGGGTTCTCTGGAATCGGGAGACCTGCAGGTCACGATCGAACCGGCGGATAAAGACGTTCACGTGGAAATCAGCAGCGGCGTTTTAAGACAATACGGGCGGCAGATAAAAAAGGTGGTGCTTGAGACCCTGGAGCGGCTGGACGTGCGGGCCGCAAAGGTCACCGTCGTCGACAGAGGCGCCCTGGACTGCACGATTCGGGCCCGGGTGGAGAGCGCCGTCTTTCGTTCCGCGGGGCACACCGGAGCCGTTCCCTGGGGAGGCGCGGTCAAAGAATGA
- the citF gene encoding citrate lyase subunit alpha, whose protein sequence is MKNAVGREIPDELLVDGREVYRGNNALDGKEYVKAGPKVRSFVKPQESKVLENIREAIVRCGLRDGMTVSFHHHFRDGDYIINKVMAEVAALGMRNITIAASSVGTAHDPVAKMIEDGVVTGLQTSGIRGGMGEAVSWGKLSTPAILRSHGGRVRAIESGEVHIDVAFIGAPTSDEYGNARGRGGKSDCGVLSYAMVDAKYADKVVVITDTLAPFPNFPPSIEAVDVDYVVVIDEIGNPKKIASQAARFSQDPRDLMMAESCARIMAATPWFRDGYSFQAGAGGPSLAVYRFLEPLMRERGITMQWAIGGITQPTVDLLNRGLLRCIVDAQDFDIGAVQSVHTHPAHYEISTSQYANPMNKGAFVNKLDFVVLGALEIDTGFNVNVVTGSDGILRGAPGGHPDAAAGAKCSIIVTPLVRGRIPTVCDRVVTVTTPGESVDVLVTDYGIAVNPRRPDLIDAMKEAKIRLSTVEELKDRAYSIVGAPDDIEFYDRVVAVVEARDGTLLDVVRQVKPYEL, encoded by the coding sequence ATGAAAAACGCTGTCGGCAGAGAAATTCCCGATGAGCTTCTGGTCGATGGCCGGGAGGTCTATCGCGGCAACAACGCCCTCGACGGGAAGGAATACGTAAAAGCCGGGCCCAAAGTCCGGTCCTTCGTCAAACCCCAGGAGAGCAAAGTTCTGGAGAATATCCGGGAGGCCATCGTCCGCTGCGGGCTCAGAGATGGGATGACCGTCTCCTTTCACCATCATTTCCGGGATGGGGACTACATCATCAACAAAGTCATGGCGGAGGTGGCCGCTCTGGGGATGCGGAACATCACCATCGCGGCGTCCTCCGTGGGCACGGCCCACGATCCCGTGGCGAAGATGATCGAGGACGGCGTCGTTACTGGCCTGCAAACCAGCGGAATTCGCGGCGGCATGGGGGAGGCCGTCTCCTGGGGCAAACTGAGTACCCCGGCGATTCTGCGGTCTCACGGCGGACGGGTGCGCGCCATTGAGAGCGGAGAGGTTCATATCGACGTGGCCTTCATCGGAGCCCCCACCAGCGACGAGTACGGCAACGCCCGGGGCAGAGGCGGCAAGTCGGACTGCGGCGTTCTCTCCTACGCCATGGTCGACGCGAAATACGCCGACAAAGTGGTGGTCATCACCGACACTCTGGCTCCCTTTCCGAACTTCCCTCCGTCGATCGAGGCGGTGGACGTGGATTATGTGGTGGTCATCGACGAAATCGGAAATCCCAAAAAAATAGCCTCTCAGGCCGCCCGTTTCTCTCAGGACCCCCGTGACCTGATGATGGCCGAATCCTGCGCCCGGATCATGGCCGCCACGCCCTGGTTCAGGGACGGATATTCCTTCCAGGCCGGAGCCGGAGGGCCGTCGCTGGCCGTTTACCGTTTTCTGGAGCCTCTCATGCGGGAGCGGGGAATCACCATGCAGTGGGCCATCGGCGGCATCACCCAGCCCACGGTGGACCTGCTGAACCGGGGACTCCTTCGCTGTATCGTGGACGCTCAGGACTTCGACATCGGGGCGGTGCAGTCGGTGCACACCCATCCCGCTCACTACGAAATTTCCACGTCTCAGTACGCGAATCCCATGAACAAGGGAGCTTTTGTCAACAAGCTGGACTTCGTGGTCCTGGGGGCGCTGGAGATCGACACGGGATTTAACGTCAATGTGGTGACGGGATCCGACGGGATTCTGCGGGGAGCCCCCGGCGGGCACCCGGACGCCGCGGCCGGAGCGAAGTGCTCCATCATCGTGACGCCTCTGGTGCGGGGGCGCATCCCCACGGTCTGCGACCGGGTGGTCACCGTTACGACGCCGGGGGAGTCCGTGGACGTGCTCGTGACCGACTACGGAATCGCCGTCAACCCCCGTCGTCCGGACCTGATCGATGCCATGAAGGAGGCGAAGATCCGGCTGTCCACGGTCGAAGAGCTGAAAGACAGGGCGTATTCCATCGTGGGAGCGCCGGATGACATCGAGTTTTACGACCGAGTCGTGGCGGTGGTGGAGGCCAGGGACGGGACGCTGCTGGATGTGGTGCGTCAGGTAAAGCCTTACGAGCTGTAA
- a CDS encoding dihydrodipicolinate synthase family protein codes for MNTDFIRGIIPPIVTPVDENEKIDEAKLTRQVNFIIEGGCHGILVFGSNSEFYMPEDDELERGLKIALKAAGGRVPIYFGVGAIRTRKCVKLAQMALANGATAVSVLTPMFLRPTPRELYEHFRTIANSVGKSPMLLYSNPGRVGYGIPVDLVTKLVRDCENIVGIKDSSGDMTVTAELIRNFRGTNFKVLGGKDTLIYGTMAHGGHGAIATTANFWPELVCSIYEKYVSGDREGSLEAQYRLNPLRLAMDKASFPVATKDLANLRGLDVGEPYRPSLSSDSDVKEALKNAARAAGMP; via the coding sequence ATGAATACGGATTTTATCAGGGGGATTATTCCGCCCATCGTCACGCCCGTGGACGAAAACGAGAAGATCGATGAGGCGAAACTGACGCGCCAGGTGAATTTCATTATCGAAGGCGGATGCCACGGCATCCTCGTGTTCGGGAGCAACAGCGAGTTCTACATGCCGGAGGACGACGAGCTGGAGCGGGGGCTGAAAATCGCGCTGAAGGCAGCCGGCGGACGGGTTCCCATCTATTTCGGAGTCGGGGCCATTCGAACCCGCAAATGCGTGAAGCTCGCCCAAATGGCGCTGGCGAACGGAGCGACCGCCGTTTCCGTGCTGACGCCGATGTTTCTTCGCCCCACCCCCAGGGAGCTGTATGAACATTTCCGCACGATTGCGAATTCTGTCGGCAAATCCCCCATGCTGCTTTACAGCAACCCCGGCCGAGTGGGCTACGGCATTCCCGTGGACCTCGTCACAAAGCTGGTTCGGGACTGCGAAAATATCGTGGGGATCAAGGATTCCAGCGGAGATATGACGGTGACGGCGGAGCTGATCCGCAATTTCAGAGGGACGAACTTCAAGGTGCTGGGGGGAAAGGATACGCTGATCTATGGAACCATGGCCCACGGCGGGCACGGAGCCATCGCTACGACGGCCAACTTCTGGCCCGAACTGGTCTGCTCGATTTACGAGAAGTACGTATCCGGGGACAGGGAGGGCTCTCTGGAGGCCCAGTACAGGCTCAATCCCCTGCGGCTTGCCATGGACAAAGCCAGCTTCCCCGTGGCCACGAAGGACCTGGCCAACCTCCGGGGACTGGACGTGGGAGAGCCCTATCGGCCCAGCCTCAGCTCCGATTCGGACGTGAAGGAGGCCCTGAAGAACGCCGCCCGCGCGGCAGGAATGCCGTAA
- a CDS encoding TRAP transporter substrate-binding protein: MKKILRLIAVSVLLLTAFGAADAFAADVIEIKMGFAESDISPHYQGYKKIAEKMETLSNGLLKVTLFPSNTLGSERDLYEGAQIGIIDALIITNAVLTNFVPEAAVLDQPFLFATEEEAHKVIDGKLGDMLKAASAKKGVQIVGWCDSGFRDVFSAVPIKTNADIKGKKIRTMENAMHMAAYNAIGAIATPMPFGDVFTALQQKTVDGYENSVANLYANHFYEVCKYAIRSRVHFAFQGVCISNKVWDRIPNDLKPALLKGIQEGCDLERQLLHEANEKYEKELVEKFGMVFSDVDRDALKALAMPAMSQFKLNQEWLDVLNSELAAIR, from the coding sequence ATGAAGAAAATTTTGAGGCTCATTGCGGTATCGGTGCTTTTGCTGACTGCGTTTGGTGCGGCGGATGCTTTTGCGGCGGACGTAATTGAGATTAAAATGGGTTTTGCGGAATCGGACATCAGCCCTCATTATCAGGGTTACAAGAAAATTGCGGAAAAGATGGAGACCCTGTCCAACGGGCTTCTGAAGGTGACGTTGTTCCCCAGCAACACCCTCGGCAGCGAGCGCGACCTTTATGAAGGCGCTCAGATCGGCATCATCGACGCCCTGATCATCACCAACGCGGTTCTCACCAACTTCGTCCCCGAAGCGGCCGTTCTGGACCAGCCCTTCCTTTTTGCCACGGAAGAGGAGGCCCATAAGGTGATCGACGGGAAGCTGGGCGACATGCTTAAGGCGGCCTCCGCGAAAAAAGGCGTACAGATCGTCGGCTGGTGCGATTCCGGCTTCCGCGACGTCTTCAGCGCCGTTCCCATCAAAACCAACGCGGACATTAAAGGCAAGAAAATTCGCACCATGGAGAACGCGATGCACATGGCTGCTTATAACGCCATCGGCGCCATAGCGACTCCCATGCCCTTCGGCGACGTGTTTACGGCGCTTCAGCAGAAAACCGTGGACGGATATGAAAACTCGGTTGCCAACCTTTACGCCAACCATTTCTATGAGGTCTGCAAATACGCTATTCGTTCCAGAGTACATTTCGCCTTCCAGGGCGTCTGCATTTCCAACAAGGTGTGGGACCGGATTCCCAACGATTTGAAGCCAGCCCTGCTCAAGGGAATTCAGGAAGGCTGCGATCTGGAGCGTCAGCTGCTCCACGAAGCCAACGAAAAATATGAGAAGGAACTGGTGGAAAAGTTCGGAATGGTCTTTTCCGATGTGGACCGCGACGCGCTGAAAGCTCTGGCCATGCCGGCCATGAGCCAGTTCAAACTGAATCAGGAGTGGCTGGACGTTCTCAACTCGGAACTTGCCGCCATCAGATAA
- a CDS encoding 2-hydroxycarboxylate transporter family protein: MVVLGERKSFLSTLNLYGLPWHLFFLFFVVIVFTAAWHGTLSTDMAGTLALCIAIAGVFDEIGERLPIWNSYIGGGLLMVFFGTAVLRYFGVIPPKYLESVSNFISGNTGFLTFFIIFLVTGSILSLDRHILLRSFLGYLPAILGGLVAAFLLAIAAGSFFGIGMKDIAIKYVLPIMGGGNGAGAVPLSQIYEQATGEPAASYYGFAVIVLTLANVMCIFAAALLNKLGEVFPALTGDKKNLLRGSSGEVKEETKVSYSIKDLGGAMLVTLGSYVFGRMCAKIILPSIFGTSIHQLACMILFVVVLAMLGVVPKNICAAAKRLQSFMTGTCAVIIMVGMGVDFDLMDLVRAGSLQNLIIALSVVIGAILGSAVVGWMVGFYPIDSAITAGLCMANRGGNGDLAVLGAADRMELMAYAQLSSRLGGGIVLIIASFVFSSLRG, translated from the coding sequence ATGGTTGTTTTGGGAGAAAGAAAAAGTTTTCTGAGTACGCTGAACCTCTATGGATTACCCTGGCACCTCTTCTTTCTGTTTTTTGTGGTGATCGTCTTCACGGCGGCCTGGCACGGGACGCTGAGCACGGACATGGCGGGCACGCTTGCTCTTTGTATCGCCATTGCCGGGGTTTTCGACGAGATTGGCGAGCGTCTGCCGATTTGGAACAGTTATATCGGAGGCGGACTTCTGATGGTTTTTTTTGGGACGGCCGTTCTCCGGTATTTCGGCGTCATACCTCCCAAATACCTGGAGTCTGTCAGCAATTTTATCAGTGGAAACACGGGATTTCTGACGTTCTTCATCATTTTCCTGGTGACGGGGTCGATTTTGTCTCTCGATCGTCATATTTTGCTCCGGTCCTTTCTGGGCTATCTTCCGGCCATTCTTGGCGGACTGGTGGCGGCCTTCCTGCTGGCCATCGCAGCGGGATCCTTCTTCGGCATCGGCATGAAGGACATCGCGATCAAATACGTTCTGCCGATTATGGGCGGCGGCAACGGCGCGGGGGCCGTTCCTTTATCACAGATTTACGAGCAGGCGACGGGGGAGCCGGCGGCCTCCTATTACGGGTTTGCCGTCATCGTCCTGACCCTCGCCAACGTCATGTGCATTTTTGCCGCCGCGCTGCTCAACAAGCTCGGCGAGGTTTTTCCCGCTTTGACGGGAGACAAGAAAAACCTTCTTCGGGGAAGCAGCGGCGAAGTCAAAGAGGAAACGAAGGTGTCCTACAGCATTAAAGATCTGGGCGGAGCGATGCTGGTCACGCTGGGAAGCTACGTTTTCGGGAGAATGTGCGCGAAAATCATTCTGCCGTCGATCTTTGGAACGTCTATTCACCAGCTGGCCTGCATGATTCTGTTCGTGGTCGTCCTTGCGATGCTGGGAGTCGTTCCGAAGAACATCTGCGCCGCGGCGAAACGTCTGCAGAGCTTCATGACGGGGACCTGCGCCGTCATTATCATGGTGGGGATGGGCGTCGATTTCGACCTGATGGATCTCGTCAGAGCCGGTTCCCTTCAGAACCTGATCATCGCCCTGTCCGTGGTCATTGGCGCGATTCTGGGGTCGGCTGTTGTGGGCTGGATGGTGGGCTTCTATCCCATCGACTCGGCGATTACGGCGGGGCTCTGCATGGCCAACCGGGGCGGAAACGGCGACCTCGCGGTGCTGGGAGCGGCGGACCGCATGGAACTGATGGCCTACGCTCAGCTTTCCTCCCGTCTGGGGGGCGGCATCGTCCTCATCATCGCCAGCTTCGTCTTTTCCTCCCTGCGGGGTTGA
- a CDS encoding DAK2 domain-containing protein: protein MEYKIDQVKEILKYCAELVSEQKEQLEKIDSQVGDGDLGISMQKGAAAIAGEADSFEGNDPGALFMKCAMALNKAAPSTMGTLICAGLMQMGKTFSKKETVTEAEAAEIPSLFAQAIMARGKAKEGDRTVLDALLPMAEAVKTAFGSGRALSEAFAAGAEAAKNGMEKTRDMVPKIGRSKWAPENAKGVPDGGAVLCWIVAQGLADRAGR, encoded by the coding sequence GTGGAATACAAAATTGATCAGGTTAAGGAAATTCTGAAATATTGTGCGGAGCTTGTTTCAGAACAGAAGGAACAGCTCGAAAAAATCGACAGCCAGGTCGGCGACGGGGACCTGGGCATCTCGATGCAAAAAGGGGCCGCAGCCATCGCCGGAGAGGCGGACAGCTTCGAGGGGAACGATCCGGGGGCGCTGTTCATGAAATGCGCCATGGCCCTGAACAAGGCGGCTCCCTCGACGATGGGAACTCTGATTTGCGCGGGCCTGATGCAGATGGGCAAAACCTTCTCCAAAAAGGAAACCGTTACGGAGGCGGAGGCCGCGGAGATTCCCTCCCTGTTCGCGCAGGCGATCATGGCCAGAGGCAAGGCGAAGGAAGGAGACCGCACCGTTCTGGACGCGCTGCTGCCCATGGCCGAAGCCGTCAAAACCGCATTCGGCTCAGGGCGGGCTCTGAGTGAAGCGTTCGCGGCAGGGGCGGAGGCGGCCAAAAACGGCATGGAGAAAACCCGGGATATGGTCCCGAAAATAGGAAGGTCGAAATGGGCCCCGGAAAACGCGAAGGGCGTTCCGGACGGAGGCGCCGTCCTCTGCTGGATCGTGGCGCAGGGCCTCGCGGACCGGGCCGGGAGGTGA